One Paenibacillus thermoaerophilus genomic window carries:
- a CDS encoding DUF5367 family protein produces the protein MYKLAALVWGTLMWSATTILLQAAGHWWVRVDQTPWILGWFAAAIPYAHVWTMPMYDYLELHGRSRMEAAVRFAWINLLLNSVTLLRFEAWFPNMPPQSGIYVGAWLMWVHALGLASAWLPERKPARRS, from the coding sequence ATGTACAAGCTCGCGGCGCTCGTATGGGGAACGCTGATGTGGTCGGCGACCACGATATTGCTGCAGGCGGCCGGCCATTGGTGGGTGCGGGTCGATCAGACGCCGTGGATCTTGGGCTGGTTCGCCGCGGCGATCCCCTATGCCCATGTATGGACGATGCCGATGTACGACTACCTGGAGCTTCATGGACGTTCCAGGATGGAAGCGGCCGTTCGATTCGCCTGGATCAATCTGCTGCTGAATTCGGTAACGCTGCTGCGGTTCGAAGCGTGGTTTCCGAATATGCCGCCCCAGTCGGGCATATATGTCGGCGCATGGCTCATGTGGGTTCATGCGTTGGGTCTGGCCTCGGCCTGGCTGCCGGAACGGAAGCCCGCGCGCAGAAGCTGA